The following proteins are co-located in the Escherichia fergusonii ATCC 35469 genome:
- the fliF gene encoding flagellar basal-body MS-ring/collar protein FliF, giving the protein MNATAAQTKSLEWLNRLRANPRIPLIVAGSAAVAVIVALILWAKAPDYRTLFSNLSDQDGGAIVSQLTQMNIPYRFSEVSGAIEVPADKVHELRLRLAQQGLPKGGAVGFELLDQEKFGISQFSEQVNYQRALEGELSRTIETIGPVKGARVHLAMPKPSLFVREQKSPSASVTVNLLPGRALDEGQISAIVHLVSSAVAGLPPGNVTLVDQSGHLLTQSNTSGRDLNDAQLKYASDVEGRIQRRIEAILSPIVGNGNVHAQVTAQLDFASKEQTEEQYRPNGDQSQATLRSRQVNESEQSGSGYPGGVPGALSNQPAPANSAPISTPPANQNNRQQQTSTSSNSGPRSTQRNETSNYEVDRTIRHTKMNVGDVQRLSVAVVVNYKATPDGKPLPLSAEQMKQIEDLTREAMGFSEKRGDSLNVVNSPFNTSDESGGELPFWQQQVFIDQLLSAGRWLLVLLVAWLLWRKAVRPQLTRRVEAVKAVQQQAQARQEVEDAVEVRLSKDEQLQQRRANQRMSAEMMSQRIREMSDNDPRVVALVIRQWINNDHE; this is encoded by the coding sequence ATGAATGCGACTGCAGCCCAGACGAAATCTCTTGAGTGGCTTAATCGCCTGCGCGCGAATCCCAGAATTCCATTGATTGTTGCCGGTTCCGCGGCTGTAGCGGTTATTGTCGCTCTGATTCTGTGGGCAAAAGCCCCTGACTACCGCACGTTATTTAGCAACCTTTCCGATCAGGATGGCGGTGCAATCGTCAGCCAACTGACGCAAATGAATATTCCTTACCGCTTCAGTGAAGTCAGTGGCGCCATTGAAGTTCCCGCGGATAAGGTCCACGAGCTGCGTCTGCGCCTGGCACAACAAGGTTTGCCAAAAGGCGGTGCGGTCGGTTTTGAACTGCTCGATCAGGAAAAATTTGGCATTAGCCAGTTCAGTGAGCAGGTAAATTATCAGCGGGCGCTGGAAGGTGAACTATCCCGCACCATCGAGACCATCGGCCCGGTAAAAGGGGCTCGCGTGCATCTGGCGATGCCAAAACCGTCTTTATTTGTGCGTGAGCAAAAATCCCCTTCTGCATCGGTGACAGTAAATCTGCTCCCAGGCCGCGCACTGGACGAAGGGCAGATCAGCGCCATTGTGCATCTGGTTTCCAGTGCGGTTGCCGGGCTGCCACCAGGTAACGTCACGCTGGTGGATCAAAGCGGGCATTTGTTAACCCAATCCAACACCAGCGGGCGTGATCTTAATGACGCTCAGTTGAAATATGCCAGCGATGTCGAAGGGCGTATTCAGCGTCGTATTGAAGCGATCCTTTCACCTATTGTCGGCAACGGTAATGTTCACGCCCAGGTAACGGCGCAACTGGATTTCGCCAGTAAAGAACAAACCGAAGAGCAGTATCGGCCAAATGGTGATCAATCCCAGGCAACGTTGCGTTCTCGCCAGGTCAATGAGAGCGAGCAGAGCGGTTCTGGTTATCCGGGCGGTGTACCGGGTGCACTATCGAATCAACCGGCTCCCGCAAATAGCGCGCCGATCAGCACGCCTCCGGCAAATCAAAACAATCGTCAACAACAGACGAGCACCAGCAGTAACAGTGGACCGCGTAGCACGCAGCGTAATGAAACCAGTAACTACGAGGTCGATCGCACTATTCGCCATACCAAAATGAATGTGGGCGATGTGCAGCGCTTATCCGTTGCGGTGGTGGTGAATTACAAAGCAACGCCGGATGGCAAACCGTTGCCACTGAGCGCCGAACAGATGAAGCAGATTGAAGATCTGACCCGCGAGGCGATGGGCTTTTCTGAAAAACGTGGCGACTCACTGAATGTGGTTAATTCGCCATTCAACACCAGCGACGAAAGCGGTGGAGAATTGCCGTTCTGGCAACAACAGGTATTTATCGATCAGTTGCTGAGCGCCGGACGCTGGTTGCTGGTGCTGCTGGTGGCGTGGCTACTGTGGCGTAAAGCGGTACGCCCACAATTAACTCGTCGCGTCGAGGCAGTAAAAGCCGTACAGCAACAGGCACAGGCCCGCCAGGAAGTGGAAGATGCGGTGGAAGTGCGCCTGAGCAAAGACGAGCAGTTGCAGCAACGTCGCGCTAATCAGCGGATGAGCGCAGAAATGATGAGTCAGCGTATCCGTGAAATGTCTGATAACGATCCGCGCGTAGTCGCGCTGGTCATTCGCCAGTGGATAAATAACGATCATGAGTAA
- the fliG gene encoding flagellar motor switch protein FliG, with protein sequence MSNLTGTDKSVILLMTIGEDRAAEVFKHLSQREVQTLSAAMANVSQISNKQLTDVLSEFEQEAEQFAALNINANDYLRSVLVKALGEERAASLLEDILETRDTASGIETLNFMEPQSAADLIRDEHPQIIATILVHLKRAQAADILALFDERLRHDVMLRIATFGGVQPAALAELTEVLNGLLDGQNLKRSKMGGVRTAAEIINLMKTQQEEAVISAVREFDGELAQKIIDEMFLFENLVDVDDRSIQRLLQEVDSESLLIALKGAEQPLREKFLRNMSQRAADILRDDLANRGPVRLSQVENEQKAILLIVRRLAETGEMVIGSGEDTYV encoded by the coding sequence ATGAGTAACCTGACAGGCACCGACAAGAGCGTCATCCTGCTGATGACCATCGGCGAAGACCGGGCGGCAGAGGTGTTTAAGCATCTCTCCCAGCGCGAAGTGCAAACCCTGAGCGCAGCGATGGCTAACGTCAGCCAGATCTCCAACAAGCAGTTAACCGATGTGCTGTCCGAGTTTGAGCAAGAAGCAGAACAGTTTGCCGCACTGAATATCAACGCTAACGATTATCTGCGTTCGGTATTGGTGAAAGCCCTTGGCGAAGAGCGTGCCGCCAGTCTGCTGGAAGATATTCTCGAAACCCGCGATACCGCCAGCGGTATTGAAACGCTCAACTTTATGGAGCCGCAGAGTGCGGCCGATCTTATTCGTGACGAACATCCGCAGATTATCGCCACTATCCTGGTGCATCTGAAACGCGCCCAGGCCGCCGATATTCTGGCGTTGTTCGATGAGCGTCTGCGCCACGATGTGATGTTGCGTATCGCTACCTTTGGCGGCGTGCAGCCTGCCGCACTGGCGGAGCTGACCGAAGTACTGAATGGTCTGCTCGACGGTCAGAATCTCAAGCGCAGCAAAATGGGCGGCGTGAGAACAGCAGCCGAAATTATCAACCTGATGAAAACTCAGCAGGAAGAAGCGGTTATTTCTGCCGTGCGTGAATTCGACGGCGAACTGGCGCAAAAAATTATCGACGAGATGTTCCTGTTCGAAAATCTGGTGGATGTCGACGATCGCAGCATCCAGCGTCTGTTGCAGGAAGTGGATTCCGAATCGTTGCTGATCGCGCTGAAAGGGGCCGAGCAGCCACTGCGCGAGAAATTCCTGCGCAATATGTCGCAGCGTGCCGCCGATATTCTGCGCGACGACCTCGCCAACCGTGGTCCGGTGCGTCTGTCGCAGGTGGAAAACGAACAGAAAGCGATTCTGCTGATTGTGCGCCGCCTTGCCGAAACTGGCGAGATGGTGATTGGCAGCGGCGAGGATACCTATGTCTGA
- the fliH gene encoding flagellar assembly protein FliH, with product MSDNLPWKTWMPDDLAPPQAEFVPVVEPEEITTEETEPSLEQQLAQLQMQAHEQGYQAGIAEGRQKGHEQGYQEGLAQGLEQGLAEAKSQQAPIHARMQQLVSEFQTTLDALDSVIASRLMQMALEAARQVIGQAPTVDNSALIKQIQLLLQQEPLFSGKPQLRVHPDDLQRVDEMLGATLSLHGWRLRGDPTLHPGGCKVSADEGDLDASVATRWQELCRLAAPGVV from the coding sequence ATGTCTGATAATCTGCCGTGGAAAACCTGGATGCCGGACGATCTCGCCCCACCACAGGCGGAGTTTGTACCCGTGGTTGAGCCTGAAGAGATCACCACTGAAGAGACCGAACCCAGCCTTGAGCAGCAACTGGCGCAACTGCAAATGCAGGCCCACGAGCAAGGTTATCAGGCAGGTATTGCCGAAGGTCGTCAGAAAGGCCACGAACAAGGCTATCAGGAAGGCCTGGCCCAGGGGCTGGAACAAGGTCTGGCAGAGGCGAAGTCTCAACAAGCGCCGATTCATGCCCGAATGCAGCAACTGGTCAGTGAGTTTCAAACTACCCTTGATGCGCTTGATAGTGTGATTGCTTCGCGCCTGATGCAGATGGCGCTGGAGGCGGCGCGCCAGGTGATCGGCCAGGCGCCAACGGTGGACAACTCAGCACTGATCAAACAGATCCAACTGTTGTTACAGCAAGAACCGTTATTCAGCGGTAAACCGCAGTTACGTGTACACCCGGATGATCTGCAACGTGTTGATGAGATGCTCGGCGCAACCTTAAGTTTGCATGGCTGGCGCTTGCGTGGCGATCCGACACTCCATCCTGGTGGTTGTAAAGTCTCCGCCGATGAAGGCGACCTTGATGCCAGCGTCGCCACTCGTTGGCAAGAACTCTGCCGTCTGGCAGCACCTGGAGTGGTGTGA
- the fliI gene encoding flagellar protein export ATPase FliI, with amino-acid sequence MTARLTRWLTMLDNFEAKMAQLPTVRRYGRLTRATGLVLEATGLQLPLGATCVIERQEGTETREVESEVVGFNGQRLFLMPLEEVEGVLPGARVYAKNISGDGLQSGKQLPLGPALLGRVLDGSGKPLDGLPSPDTTETGALITPPFNPLQRTPIEHVLDTGVRPINALLTVGRGQRMGLFAGSGVGKSVLLGMMARYTRADVIVVGLIGERGREVKDFIENILGAEGRARSVVIAAPADVSPLLRMQGAAYATRIAEDFRDRGQHVLLIMDSLTRYAMAQREIALAIGEPPATKGYPPSVFAKLPALVERAGNGISGGGSITAFYTVLTEGDDQQDPIADSARAILDGHIVLSRRLAEAGHYPAIDIEASISRAMTALISEQHYARVRTFKQLLSSFQRNRDLVSVGAYAKGSDPMLDKAIALWPQLEGFLQQGIFERASWEESLQGLERIFPTV; translated from the coding sequence ATGACTGCCCGACTGACACGCTGGCTGACCATGCTGGATAACTTTGAAGCCAAAATGGCGCAACTGCCCACGGTGCGTCGCTACGGGCGATTAACCCGCGCGACCGGACTGGTGCTGGAAGCCACCGGCTTACAACTGCCACTCGGGGCGACCTGTGTCATTGAACGTCAGGAAGGTACGGAAACCCGCGAAGTAGAAAGCGAAGTGGTTGGCTTTAACGGTCAACGGCTGTTTTTAATGCCGCTGGAAGAAGTCGAAGGTGTTCTGCCTGGTGCTCGCGTTTATGCCAAAAATATCTCCGGCGACGGACTGCAAAGCGGCAAACAGCTCCCACTTGGTCCGGCGTTGTTAGGTCGCGTTCTGGATGGCAGTGGTAAACCGCTCGATGGCCTGCCCTCCCCCGATACGACAGAAACCGGTGCGCTGATCACCCCGCCATTTAACCCATTGCAACGAACACCGATTGAACATGTGCTGGACACGGGCGTGCGCCCAATCAATGCCCTGCTTACCGTTGGTCGCGGGCAGCGTATGGGGCTATTTGCTGGTTCTGGTGTCGGTAAAAGTGTGCTGCTGGGGATGATGGCACGTTACACCCGCGCCGATGTCATTGTCGTGGGTTTGATTGGTGAACGTGGGCGCGAAGTAAAAGATTTTATTGAGAATATCCTCGGTGCCGAAGGGCGTGCACGCTCCGTGGTGATTGCCGCTCCGGCGGATGTTTCTCCGCTTCTGCGAATGCAAGGTGCCGCCTATGCCACGCGTATTGCCGAAGATTTTCGCGATCGTGGTCAGCATGTGTTGTTAATTATGGACTCCCTCACCCGCTACGCGATGGCCCAGCGTGAGATTGCGCTGGCAATTGGCGAACCGCCTGCCACCAAAGGTTATCCACCGTCGGTATTCGCCAAATTACCGGCGCTGGTCGAGCGTGCCGGTAACGGTATCAGCGGCGGTGGCTCAATTACGGCGTTTTATACCGTGCTCACCGAAGGCGATGACCAGCAGGACCCGATTGCCGACTCCGCACGGGCGATCCTCGATGGTCACATTGTGCTTTCTCGTCGTCTGGCGGAAGCCGGACACTATCCGGCGATTGATATTGAAGCGTCGATCAGCCGTGCAATGACGGCGTTGATCAGCGAGCAACATTACGCGCGGGTACGCACATTCAAGCAACTGTTGTCGAGTTTTCAACGTAACCGCGATCTGGTCAGCGTCGGTGCGTACGCCAAAGGCAGCGATCCGATGCTTGATAAAGCCATCGCCCTGTGGCCGCAACTGGAAGGGTTTTTGCAACAAGGTATTTTTGAACGCGCGAGCTGGGAAGAGTCTCTCCAGGGGCTGGAGCGTATATTCCCGACCGTGTGA
- the fliJ gene encoding flagellar export protein FliJ, whose protein sequence is MAEHGALATLKDLAEKEVDDAARLLGEMRRGCQQAEEQLKMLIDYQNEYRNTLSNDMSQGIASNRWINYQQFIQTLEKAITQHRQQLNQWTQKVDIALSSWREKKQRLQAWQTLQERQSTAALLAENRLDQKKMDEFAQRAAMRKSD, encoded by the coding sequence ATGGCAGAACATGGCGCCCTGGCGACCTTGAAAGATCTGGCAGAAAAAGAGGTGGATGATGCCGCCCGCCTGCTGGGAGAAATGCGTCGCGGATGTCAGCAGGCGGAAGAACAACTCAAAATGCTGATCGATTATCAGAATGAATATCGCAACACGTTGAGCAACGATATGAGTCAGGGGATCGCCAGTAATCGCTGGATTAACTATCAGCAGTTTATCCAGACGCTGGAAAAAGCCATCACTCAGCATCGCCAACAACTTAACCAGTGGACGCAAAAAGTTGATATCGCGTTGAGCAGTTGGCGGGAGAAAAAACAACGTTTGCAGGCCTGGCAGACACTCCAGGAACGGCAATCGACGGCGGCACTGTTGGCAGAAAACCGCCTCGACCAAAAAAAGATGGATGAATTCGCCCAGCGCGCCGCGATGAGGAAAAGCGATTGA